In Silene latifolia isolate original U9 population chromosome X, ASM4854445v1, whole genome shotgun sequence, the following proteins share a genomic window:
- the LOC141618795 gene encoding lysine--tRNA ligase, cytoplasmic-like — MSLIINQILKQNLKLLSIPLPKPLPLRSFHLTPLPAALLRISSSSSLSLRRLMSTSDVDAAATAAANLAINDAPEGEPLSKNALKKLAKEKKKEEERLKKEEEKAAKQAAMASTQGPKSQAVDEDDMDPTQFFENRLKSLAALKDAGLNPYPHKFFVTMSIPEYIKKYGELDNGAHLENEQVSLAGRIMNKRSSSSKLFFYDLHWSGVKVQVMADARTSELDEAEFSKFHAGVKRGDIVGLTGFPGKSKKGELSIFPKSFVVLSHCLHMMPRQKKTGPAAESEKKAEVWVPGKTRNPEMYVLKDQETRYRQRYLDLMLNGEVREIFKTRARVISYIRRFLDNLDFVEVETPMMNMIAGGAAARPFVTYHNDLNMRLFMRIAPELYLKELVVGGLERVYEIGKQFRNEGIDLTHNPEFTTCEFYMAFADYNDLMELTEQMLSGMVKELTGGYVVKYHANGLDKDPITIDFTPPFRRIDMIDELEKMADLNIPKDLASEEANKYLIDACAKYDVKCPPPQTTTRLLDKLVGHFLEETCVNPGFIINHPEIMSPLAKWHRSKRGLTERFELFVNKHEVCNAYTELNDPVVQRQRFADQLKDRQSGDDEAMALDETFCTALEYGLPPTGGWGLGIDRMTMLLTDSQNIKEVLLFPAMKPQDEPPTKAASEEQH; from the exons ATGTCCCTAATAATAAACCAAATACTTAAACAAAACCTCAAACTCCTCTCAATCCCCCTACCAAAACCCTTACCCTTGCGCTCTTTTCACTTAACACCTCTACCCGCCGCACTTCTTCGCATCTCTTCGTCATCTTCGCTTTCTCTCCGCCGTCTAATGTCGACATCCGACGTCGACGCCGCCGCTACCGCCGCCGCAAACTTAGCAATTAACGATGCTCCTGAAGGCGAACCTCTCAGCAAAAA TGCGCTGAAGAAATTGGCAaaggaaaagaagaaggaagaagagcGACTCAAAAAGGAAGAGGAGAAGGCTGCAAAGCAG GCTGCCATGGCAAGCACCCAAGGGCCGAAGTCCCAAGCTGTTGATGAGGATGATATGGACCCCACG CAATTCTTTGAAAACAGGTTGAAGTCGCTCGCTGCTCTGAAAGATGCGGGATTAAATCCATATCCGCACAAGTTTTTTGTCACAATGAGTATTCCTGAATACATAAAGAAATATGGTGAATTGGACAATGGCGCTCACCTTGAAAATGAGCAAGTATCACTAGCTG GAAGAATTATGAACAAACGTTCATCATCATCAAAACTTTTCTTTTATGATTTGCATTGGAGTGGTGTCAAAGTCCAAGTCATGGCTGATGCCAG GACCTCTGAATTGGACGAAGCTGAATTTTCAAAGTTCCACGCTGGTGTGAAACGTGGGGATATTGTTGGTTTAACTGGATTCCCAG GTAAAAGTAAGAAGGGGGAGTTGAGTATTTTTCCCAAGTCTTTTGTTGTGTTATCTCATTGTCTTCACATGATGCCAAGGCAGAAGAAAACTGGCCCTGCTGCCGAGAGTGAAAag AAAGCTGAAGTCTGGGTCCCCGGAAAGACACGTAATCCGGAGATGTATGTTTTAAAGGATCAG GAAACTCGGTATCGCCAACGCTACCTGGATTTGATGTTAAATGGCGAAGTTAGAGAAATATTCAAGACCCGAGCCAGGGTAATATCATATATAAGGAGATTCCTGGACAATCTTGATTTCGTTGAG GTAGAAACGCCCATGATGAATATGATTGCTGGGGGTGCAGCTGCACGTCCATTTGTGACCTATCACAATGATCTGAATATGAGGTTATTCATGCGTATTGCTCCTGAGCTTTATTTGAAGGAGCTTGTTGTTGGTGGGCTTGAGCGTGTTTATGAGATCGGTAAACAATTTAGGAATGAGGGTATTGACTTGACACATAACCCTGAGTTCACTACATGTGAGTTTTATATGGCATTTGCTGATTACAACGATTTAATGGAGCTTACGGAGCAGATGTTAAGTG GGATGGTGAAGGAGTTGACTGGTGGTTATGTTGTTAAATATCATGCAAATGGGCTAGATAAGGACCCAATTACAATCGATTTCACTCCTCCATTTAG ACGTATAGACATGATAGATGAGTTAGAGAAAATGGCTGACCTGAATATTCCAAAGGATCTAGCTAGCGAAGAAGCAAATAAATATTTGATAGATGCTTGTGCGAAGTATGATGTGAAATGCCCGCCACCACAGACAACAACTCGTTTATTAGATAAA CTGGTGGGACACTTTTTGGAGGAAACTTGTGTCAATCCTGGTTTTATCATTAATCATCCAGAAATAATGAGTCCATTAGCCAAGTGGCACAGATCAAAGCGTGGACTCACTGAACGTTTTGAATTGTTTGTGAACAAGCATGAG GTTTGTAATGCATACACTGAACTAAATGATCCTGTAGTACAGCGCCAGAGATTTGCTGATCAACTGAAG GACCGACAATCTGGTGATGATGAAGCTATGGCTCTGGACGAGACATTTTGCACAGCACTTGAGTATGGGCTGCCTCCTACTGGTGGGTGGGGACTTGGTATTGACAGAATGACCATGTTGCTCACAGATTCCCAAAACATAAAG GAAGTCCTCCTCTTTCCCGCCATGAAGCCTCAAGACGAGCCACCGACTAAAG
- the LOC141620901 gene encoding uncharacterized protein LOC141620901, whose translation MSFIYIIIAIIVLHGPSLVHSATISTEVDVLRALKEGIDPNSIPDNAFLSTWDFSLDPCESTGAHFLGVLCNIPEDNSSSQITQLELDGVGYDGFLTVNLGNLTELTIINLSKNKFRGPIPESITKLNKLTSLTLSDNFFTGSLPTGIRRLKRLEELDISRNKLTGLIPTWITNFRSLHSLKMANNGFSGRIPDIAGLWQLNTLDLSGNQLFGTLPQLPISLRTVSLSHNVLSGSIHSLWTLKNLKMLDLSDNRFSGRIRGIVSLPEIVSLNLSVNWFTEIQVPRFAGESTELEILDVQENRLQGHLPANLPTMQKLTAIYLSHNQLSGPIPRSFGVRLGAPWRHVFLDNNFLVGNVPVEFTTSKLKVTGSLAHNCLKCPRNVTMCDGGQRPASECAGQSVTR comes from the coding sequence ATGTCTTTCATTTACATTATCATAGCCATCATAGTCCTTCATGGGCCGAGCCTCGTTCACTCGGCCACCATAAGCACAGAAGTCGATGTACTTCGAGCTTTAAAAGAAGGGATTGATCCGAACTCAATCCCAGACAATGCATTCCTCAGTACATGGGATTTTTCCCTAGACCCGTGTGAGAGCACAGGAGCTCATTTCCTTGGTGTTCTCTGTAACATCCCTGAGGATAACTCAAGCAGCCAAATTACACAACTCGAACTAGATGGTGTTGGCTATGACGGTTTTTTGACAGTCAATCTTGGAAATTTAACTGAGTTAACAATCATAAACCTAAGCAAGAACAAGTTTCGGGGTCCAATCCCGGAAAGCATTACCAAACTCAACAAATTGACATCCCTTACACTGTCAGATAATTTCTTTACTGGCAGTTTACCTACAGGCATCAGAAGACTGAAGAGACTCGAAGAACTTGACATCTCCCGGAACAAGCTCACCGGGCTTATTCCCACCTGGATTACCAACTTTCGAAGCTTACATTCCTTAAAAATGGCAAACAATGGATTTTCCGGGAGAATACCAGATATCGCCGGGTTATGGCAGCTCAATACATTAGACCTTAGTGGTAACCAACTATTTGGGACACTTCCTCAGTTACCTATAAGTTTAAGGACAGTATCGTTAAGCCACAACGTGCTTTCCGGAAGTATACATTCATTATGGACACTCAAAAACCTCAAAATGTTAGATTTAAGTGATAACAGGTTCAGTGGCAGAATTCGAGGAATCGTAAGCTTACCAGAGATAGTTAGCCTGAACCTTTCAGTGAATTGGTTCACAGAAATACAGGTTCCTAGGTTTGCTGGCGAATCAACAGAACTCGAGATCTTAGATGTGCAAGAGAATCGCCTGCAAGGTCATCTTCCTGCAAATTTACCGACAATGCAGAAACTGACAGCAATTTATCTGAGTCATAATCAGTTATCAGGGCCTATACCAAGGAGTTTTGGGGTAAGACTTGGTGCACCGTGGAGGCATGTGTTCTTAGACAACAATTTTCTAGTCGGGAATGTACCGGTAGAGTTCACCACCTCTAAGTTGAAGGTTACAGGTAGTTTAGCTCATAACTGCCTGAAGTGTCCTAGGAATGTTACCATGTGTGACGGAGGGCAACGCCCGGCTTCAGAGTGTGCCGGACAAAGTGTGACAAGGTGA
- the LOC141618794 gene encoding B-box zinc finger protein 24-like: MKIQCDVCEKNQATVICCADEAALCAKCDIEVHAANKLASKHQRLQLQCLSTKLPLCDICQEKTAFIFCVEDRALFCQDCDESIHSASTLAANHQRYLATGIRVALNSLSKCKNDTDKNCTEPSNQSAQPIPSKQTVQQPPSFPPSSSWVVDDFLEFPEFGSPDKMQKGQLEIGELEWWSDVNFFGDQISHEALSAAEVPQLPMSLPSNHTIVYRPTKSSMPNKKPRIEVRQDDDDEYSIVPDLG, encoded by the exons ATGAAGATTCAGTGTGATGTGTGTGAGAAGAATCAAGCAACAGTAATATGTTGTGCAGATGAAGCAGCTTTATGTGCAAAATGTGATATTGAAGTTCATGCTGCTAATAAGCTTGCTAGTAAACATCAAAGACTTCAGCTTCAGTGTCTTTCTACCAAACTTCCTTTATGTGACATCTGTCAA GAGAAAACTGCATTTATCTTCTGTGTGGAAGACAGAGCTCTCTTTTGCCAGGATTGTGATGAATCAATCCATAGCGCCAGCACTCTAGCGGCAAATCACCAGAGATACCTTGCTACTGGTATTAGGGTTGCCCTGAATAGTCTGTCGAAGTGCAAAAATGATACTGACAAGAACTGCACAGAGCCATCCAACCAAAGTGCACAGCCGATTCCATCAAAGCAAACCGTTCAACAGCCTCCTAGCTTCCCTCCTTCCTCGTCATGGGTTGTCGATGACTTTTTGGAGTTTCCTGAATTTGGTTCTCCAGATAAG ATGCAGAAAGGGCAGCTTGAAATTGGAGAGCTTGAGTGGTGGTCAGACGTGAACTTCTTTGGTGACCAAATCTCTCATGAGGCGTTATCAGCAGCCGAAGTTCCACAACTTCCGATGTCACTCCCCAGCAACCATACCATTGTATACAGACCCACTAAGAGCAGCATGCCGAACAAGAAACCCCGGATTGAGGTCCGtcaagacgatgatgatgagtaCTCGATCGTCCCTGATCTTGGTTGA